The following proteins are co-located in the Nitrospirota bacterium genome:
- a CDS encoding epoxyqueuosine reductase QueH, producing MVKILLHVCCANCAIYPVKRLRENNFDVSGFWYNPNIHPCIEHLLRFNSTVSFANSQGLKLIHKDTYEPENHLRMSIQSKEERCYGCYRLRLYATAETAVENHLEAFTTTLLFSKYQNFDSIVGIGYEASERYGIKFLAEDFRKGWDEGRRLSLEMGFYRQKYCGCVFSRKEIKKNNKDGVGGKCLILVV from the coding sequence ATGGTAAAAATATTATTACATGTATGCTGTGCAAATTGTGCCATCTATCCAGTGAAACGGCTTAGAGAGAATAATTTCGATGTATCTGGATTCTGGTATAATCCAAATATCCACCCATGTATCGAACATCTTCTCAGGTTTAATTCGACAGTCAGTTTTGCAAACTCTCAAGGGCTAAAACTCATTCACAAAGATACATACGAGCCAGAAAACCATCTCAGAATGAGTATACAATCAAAAGAAGAGAGGTGTTATGGCTGTTACAGGCTAAGATTATATGCAACAGCAGAGACAGCGGTAGAAAATCATCTGGAGGCATTTACCACCACCCTGCTTTTCAGCAAGTATCAGAATTTCGATAGTATTGTGGGTATTGGTTATGAGGCTTCTGAAAGGTATGGTATAAAGTTTCTCGCAGAAGACTTCAGAAAAGGATGGGATGAAGGTAGAAGACTCTCTTTAGAAATGGGATTTTACAGGCAGAAATACTGTGGATGTGTATTCAGCCGGAAAGAAATAAAAAAGAATAATAAAGATGGTGTTGGAGGTAAATGCCTGATATTAGTGGTTTAG
- a CDS encoding DUF2905 domain-containing protein, whose amino-acid sequence MPDISGLGKILVIIGMVIVAIGVFFILFNKIPWFGKLPGDIIVQKKNFTFYFPITTSIIISVIITLLLWIFLRR is encoded by the coding sequence ATGCCTGATATTAGTGGTTTAGGGAAGATACTGGTCATCATAGGAATGGTAATCGTAGCAATTGGGGTGTTTTTTATCCTCTTTAACAAAATCCCATGGTTCGGAAAACTCCCTGGTGACATTATTGTCCAGAAGAAGAACTTCACCTTTTATTTTCCTATAACCACGAGTATAATTATCAGTGTAATAATCACTTTGCTACTCTGGATTTTTTTAAGGAGATGA